A single window of Colletotrichum destructivum chromosome 9, complete sequence DNA harbors:
- a CDS encoding Putative major facilitator superfamily, MFS transporter superfamily encodes MAKDQHPRPRFSDEEIGGARATNHPNPASPPPPYSDPDPESPAPREDQPLLRDPAAAVEAGEAWKPPRGFRWIELAIMANVFLYGFDGTITAATYAVISSEFDAANTASWLTTSYLVTSTAFQPLYGRFSDIFGRRVCFFVSSVTFGLGCLGCGLAGDVVSLNCMRALTGFGGGGLMTMATIVNSDMIPFRKRGMYQALQNGMFGFGAVAGASFGGSIADHIGWRWCFLLQVPISISALVLGALVIKNPEGGFDIDTNDYKAIWSRVDVSGALLLVVAISVQLVGLSLGGNELPWGSPVVIGTLVGSVLLLALFVVVEARTKAIPVIPLRMLKGRLPVLTQISNVCAGLAAYAYLFMLPLFFQVVLLDSATTAGARLAIPSLATPLGGLIAGIVMSRWGKLIWLVRAGAFLMLFGNALVTALQFQDSRWKYLVYIFPANLGQGIIYPAILFTTLASFDHADHAVSASTVYLVRSLGTVWGVAITSAIVQTTLSVRLPEVLGNIPDKRRLIDEIRHSVTALKTLPVEVRLPARQVYYEGIQYAFAASTAFAGIALLAAIFASPRGLRSTHK; translated from the exons atggccaaaGACCAGCACCCCCGGCCCCGCTTCTCGGACGAAGAAATCGGCGGGGCACGAGCCACCAACCATCCGAACCcggcatcaccgccacctCCGTATTCCGACCCGGACCCGGAATCCCCTGCCCCGCGCGAAGACcagcccctcctccgcgacccggccgccgcggtcgaggccggcgaagcTTGGAAGCCCCCGCGCGGCTTCCGCTGGATCGAGCTGGCCATTATGGCCAACGTCTTCTTGTACGGCTTCGACGGCACCATCACGGCCGCGACCTACGCCGTCATCAGCTCCgagttcgacgccgccaacacGGCGAGCTGGCTGACGACGTCGTACCTCGTCACCAGCACCGCCTTCCAGCCGTTGTACGGTCGATTCTCGGACATCTTCGGGCGCAGGGTGTGTTTCTTCGTCAGCAGCGTCACCTTTGGGCTGGGCTGTCTAGGGTGTGGGCTGGCGGGTGATGTGGTATCTCTGAACTGCATGCGCGCGTTGACGGGATTCGGGGGAGGCGGATTGATGACCATGG CTACAATCGTCAACTCTGACATGATACCCTTCCGCAAGAGGGGCATGTATCAAGCCCTGCAGAACGGCATgttcggcttcggcgccgtcgccggtgcCTCCTTTGGCGGATCCATCGCCGACCACATCGGCTGGCGCTGGTGCTTCCTGCTGCAGGtgcccatctccatctcggcgctCGTGCTGGGCGCGCTGGTCATCAAGAACCCGGAAGGCGGATTCGACATCGACACGAACGACTACAAGGCCATCTGGTCCCGCGTGGACGTCTCCGGCGCCCTGCTACTCGTCGTCGCGATTTCCGTGCAGCTCGTCGGGCTGAGCCTGGGAGGCAACGAGCTGCCGTGGGGAAGTCCCGTGGTCATCGGCACGCTCGTCGGCagcgtccttcttctcgcgctCTTTGTGGTGGTCGAGGCGCGGACGAAGGCCATCCCCGTCATTCCTCTGAGGATGCTCAAAGGGCGCTTGCCGGTTCTCACGCAGATATCCAACGTTTGCGCCGGCCTTGCGGCGTATGCG TACTTATTCATgctccctctcttcttccaaGTAGTCCTGCTCGATTCAGCGACGACAGCCGGTGCGAGACTGGCGATCCCATCGCTCGCGACACCTCTGGGCGGTCTCATCGCGGGCATCGTCATGTCGCGCTGGGGCAAGCTCATTTGGCTTGTCCGAGCCGGTGCTTTCCTGATGCTCTTCGGAAATGCTCTGGTCACGGCGCTGCAATTCCAGGATTCCAGATGGAAATACTTGGTTTACATCTTTCCGGCGAATCTCGGGCAGGGCATCATCTACCCGGCGATCCTCTTCACGACATTGGCTTCATTCGACCACGCCG ATCATGCGGTCTCCGCTTCGACAGTGTATCTCGTTCGCTCGCTCGGCACCGTCTGGGGCGTAGCAATTACCTCCGCTATCGTGCAGACAACTCTCAGCGTCCGGTTGCCCGAGGTCCTTGGCAACATCCCCGATAAACGGAGA CTCATTGACGAAATCCGGCATTCCGTGACGGCCCTCAAGACACTCCCAGTGGAGGTGCGCCTCCCCGCGCGTCAAGTCTACTACGAAGGCATCCAGTATGCTTTCGCCGCATCCACAgccttcgccggcatcgccctgCTTGCGGCAATTTTTGCAAGCCCGCGTGGACTCCGTAGTACTCACAAGTAG
- a CDS encoding Putative Zinc finger, CCHC-type, P-loop containing nucleoside triphosphate hydrolase → MEFEDSDGNGTPPGDSRNRLVDEQVEYNIDWTPLDKLSSMDCLLTVTNGNLNWKSMPSAQNAVKFGECGKETISVKLKVSDETISPLLYKYLKLEFHLYEAGLPDTQVAEALIYFRDMESITAGCLSLDDRSKALKQHNPEAVARLDLIKVSFETSQVTFNISTQQRLLVQGFDKAEGRKKGNVCYGSRYDDLTALINSLRSQDTKRIIQIDLLLVKPVLRGGKQWEETLNNGFELAHRTDRTEDRTEDQMAQWFPENALIGDQSVEAFRYLQTFKRNERTRSVNFLEKFPVLLALTQSDGNQSALSECPEQIVSQYLKLDSAKQSVISRLNDLPAGLAFISGVAGSGKTELIKFIIAACIFGQGAAKPVPALYLAPNNHAVDDMANKFQDYFEKLGLEGAPTIMRLYSLDFEVKSVTRALAPGLGTSYQYFNEEKAHGDIKEVDTEAGKKDLKGRAQQFLAAYQLERMGCDLNQQNKKSRSKRIRSTNVSADTAAVAYYQTHIEKYRGLQDILIISERDGSLSDDQLREVRILVKELLHDMLSDFKGIICTTSVVSSNVTVRRFKAELVFTDEAARQSELGSLISIAHYQPHAWFFLGDTAQLKPYVGEDFKAADNPFIRQMSVSLLERAVSAGAELGWLDITHRLRGNLRPLPSKIHYGHRMQNNGIPGWNWPPSTLAFAAEMKKLLGPSANVSNPSRVVVQFPFARATLAGTSSKNITHVRWVLDQVKKMLQSPQLTEIDSKKMASILILPLYKAQVDLYREKLHKERIQKRISDEHFRRIEVRTLDFAQGEERDVVIVDYVQTHKAGFCVDPNRNCLATTRAKQCEILIINAGMINSPGAENSKVGQILAEATELGIVLKVSSCSNCEDPSHKEEECDRKSESKLCNWCNENGHSYATCPKVQCRNCRKLGHVEPDCPSPKLCQQCGHEATTGHRKTCLGVRSLQSEGS, encoded by the exons ATGGAGTTTGAAGACAGCGACGGTAATGGCACCCCGCCAGGTGATTCCCGGAATCGTCTGGTCGACGAACAAGTCGAATACAACATCGAC TGGACGCCTTTGGACAAACTGAGCTCCATGGATTGCCTGCTTACGGTTACGAACGGGAACCTGAACTGGAAGTCGATGCCTTCTGCACAGAACGCAGTGAAGTTTGGCGAATGCGGCAAAGAAACCATCTCGGTTAAGCTCAAAGTCTCCGACGAGACGATTTCGCCACTGTTGTACAAGTACTTGAAGCTCGAATTCCATCTCTACGAGGCAGGCCTGCCTGACACCCAGGTTGCAGAGGCCCTCATCTACTTCCGAGACATGGAAAGCATCACGGCAGGCTGCTTGTCTCTCGACGATCGATCGAAGGCGCTGAAGCAGCACAACCCAGAAGCTGTGGCGCGCCTAGATCTGATCAAGGTCTCTTTCGAGACATCCCAGGTCACTTTCAACATATCAACCCAGCAACGCCTCCTGGTGCAGGgcttcgacaaggccgagggACGCAAAAAAGGAAATGTTTGCTACGGGAGCCGGTACGACGATTTGACTGCTCTGATCAACAGTCTTCGGTCCCAAGACACTAAACGTATCATCCAAATCGACCTTCTGCTCGTCAAGCCTGTCCTCCGAGGTGGAAAACAGTGGGAGGAGACCCTGAACAATGGGTTCGAATTAGCACACAGAACGGATCGGACTGAAGATCGGACTGAAGACCAAATGGCCCAATGGTTTCCAGAAAACGCACTCATTGGAGATCAAAGCGTAGAGGCTTTCCGGTATTTGCAGACGTTCAAGCGTAATGAGAGAACACGCTCTGTCAACTTTCTGGAGAAGTTCCCAGTCCTCCTCGCACTTACTCAGTCGGACGGCAATCAATCGGCGTTGTCTGAATGTCCCGAGCAAATTGTCTCGCAATACCTGAAGCTGGACTCAGCCAAGCAATCGGTCATCAGTCGACTCAATGACCTGCCTGCTGGCTTGGCATTTATTTCAGGAGTCGCTGGGTCTGGAAAAACCGAACTGATCAAGTTCATTATTGCAGCATGCATCTTCGGACAGGGAGCCGCCAAGCCCGTTCCAGCATTGTATCTTGCTCCAAACAACCATGCAGTGGACGACATGGCCAATAAGTTTCAAGATTATTTTGAAAAATTGGGTCTGGAAGGTGCCCCAACCATCATGCGTCTGTACAGTTTGGACTTTGAGGTCAAGTCTGTCACTCGTGCTCTTGCTCCCGGCCTTGGCACCTCTTACCAGTATTTCAACGAAGAGAAAGCTCATGGTGATATCAAAGAAGTCGATACGGAGGCAGGGAAGAAAGACTTGAAAGGCCGAGCACAACAGTTTCTTGCCGCTTATCAGCTTGAGAGAATGGGTTGCGATTTGAACCAGCAGAACAAGAAGAGTCGCTCCAAGCGAATTCGGTCAACCAATGTGTCCGCCGATACCGCCGCCGTGGCTTACTACCAGACGCACATCGAGAAGTACCGCGGTCTTCAGGATATTCTCATCATCAGCGAACGGGATGGCAGTCTGAGTGACGATCAGCTCAGGGAGGTTCGAATCTTAGTCAAGGAACTTCTTCACGACATGCTCTCGGACTTCAAAGGCATCATTTGCACGACTTCGGTTGTCTCTTCCAATGTAACGGTACGACGTTTTAAGGCCGAACTGGTGTTCACAGACGAAGCTGCACGGCAATCCGAACTTGGCTCACTCATCAGTATTGCTCACTACCAGCCTCATGCTTGGTTCTTCCTGGGAGATACAGCGCAGCTCAAGCCTTACGTCGGTGAGGATTTTAAGGCAGCGGACAATCCATTCATCAGACAAATGTCTGTGTCTCTACTCGAGAGAGCAGTCTCGGCCGGTGCCGAGCTGGGTTGGTTGGACATCACTCATCGCCTTCGGGGCAACCTTCGCCCGCTGCCGTCGAAAATTCATTACGGACACCGCATGCAGAACAACGGTATCCCGGGTTGGAATTGGCCGCCTTCGACGCTTGCATTTGCAGCCGAGATGAAGAAACTGCTCGGCCCATCGGCAAACGTTTCGAACCCATCTCGTGTGGTCGTGCAGTTTCCTTTTGCCAGGGCGACTCTGGCTGGGACTTCATCAAAAAACATCACGCACGTGCGATGGGTACTTGATCAAGTCAAGAAGATGTTGCAAAGCCCGCAGCTGACAGAGATCGACTCGAAAAAGATGGCCAGTATTCTTATCCTGCCTTTGTACAAGGCACAGGTTGACCTGTACCGGGAGAAGCTGCACAAAGAGCGGATCCAGAAAAGAATCTCAGACGAACACTTCCGAAGAATTGAAGTCCGGACCCTTGACTTTGCTCAGGGCGAAGAGAGAGACGTTGTCATTGTCGATTACGTGCAGACGCACAAGGCCGGATTCTGTGTTGACCCAAACCGCAACTGCCTGGCCACGACTCGAGCAAAGCAATGTGAGATTctcatcatcaacgccgGAATGATCAACTCTCCAGGAGCCGAGAACAGCAAGGTCGGGCAGATTCTTGCAGAAGCCACCGAACTCGGAATTGTCTTGAAGGTATCATCGTGCAGCAACTGCGAGGACCCAAGCCACAAGGAGGAGGAATGCGATCGAAAGTCCGAGTCAAAGCTTTGCAACTGGTGCAACGAGAACGGACATTCGTACGCGACTTGCCCCAAAGTGCAATGCAGAAACTGCCGAAAGCTTGGACATGTGGAGCCCGACTGCCCAAGCCCGAAGCTCTGCCAACAGTGCGGCCATGAAGCAACCACCGGTCATCGAAAGACTTGCTTGG GTGTGCGCTCACTGCAGAGCGAAGGGTCATAA
- a CDS encoding Putative protein kinase: MFQPGKVLQPSKSDCCFFSHRPQPLHISDHSCEERQAHSNMSMEVRESRKCLEDINGTLRFKYSMLLLRNDDNEFFSARSSDPHPASNVQLCELEDVRRIAPLPSCPPGVIVAPETLANMDDTYVKRPDLLRLATTNDSQASLLEEVRVCEMIKRHSHPNLAEYRGCVLSEGRIIGICFKRYGETLMGKVNPGHLNKSMLIEAPERAAARKEATRYLPNIRAGLQHLHSLGIIHNDLNPMNIMIDEDDNPVIIDFDSCRVVGAPLQNVKRTYGWYNQDVGVSKESNDTEALKEIQVFLAGSSPEDLIFSI, translated from the coding sequence ATGTTCCAGCCCGGGAAGGTCTTACAACCCTCCAAATCAGACTGTTGCTTCTTCTCTCACCGTCCTCAACCTCTACACATCAGTGATCATTCATGCGAGGAGCGTCAAGCACACTCAAATATGTCGATGGAAGTGCGTGAATCTCGAAAGTGCCTTGAAGACATCAATGGCACTCTAAGATTCAAGTATTCAATGCTCCTTCTCCGAAACGACGATAACGAATTCTTCTCGGCGCGATCATCCGATCCACACCCAGCATCTAATGTTCAATTGTGCGAACTGGAAGATGTAAGGCGTATAGCGCCATTACCTTCTTGCCCACCAGGAGTAATTGTCGCTCCAGAAACACTTGCGAACATGGACGACACTTATGTCAAAAGACCAGACCTACTCCGGTTGGCTACAACCAACGATTCACAGGCCTCTCTTCTAGAGGAAGTCAGAGTTTGCGAAATGATCAAACGGCATTCACATCCGAATCTTGCAGAATACCGCGGCTGTGTGCTGTCGGAGGGTCGAATCATCGGCATTTGTTTCAAACGCTACGGAGAGACATTGATGGGAAAAGTCAACCCTGGCCACCTCAACAAGTCCATGCTCATCGAAGCGCCTGAAAGAGCTGCAGCCCGGAAGGAAGCGACTCGCTATCTCCCAAACATACGGGCTGGCCTTCAGCACCTACATTCCTTGGGTATTATCCACAACGACCTCAACCCAATGAATATAATGATTGATGAAGACGATAACCCAGTTATCATAGACTTTGACAGCTGCCGAGTTGTTGGTGCACCGCTGCAAAATGTAAAGCGCACATATGGATGGTACAATCAAGACGTGGGTGTTTCTAAAGAGAGCAATGATACCGAAGCCCTTAAAGAGATACAGGTCTTCCTCGCTGGATCCTCGCCAGAGGACTTAATCTTCTCGATTTAG
- a CDS encoding Putative HAD superfamily, haloacid dehalogenase-like hydrolase — protein MTSLKDFRVLTFDVYGTLIDWESGMLAALQPLLDENKRTESDFSRKHLLEVYHELEAKQQTQTPDLLYSELLTTIHPQIAEKLGLAAPTPEASKAFGDSVSRWPAFPDSVDALRRLGKYYKLVVLSNVDRESFSGTNSGPLEGVPFDLVITAQDVGSYKPDQRNFGYMLRKVKEAFGVEKEQVLQTAQSQFHDHHPAKEAGIKSSWIVRPGAVMGNRNHEVYDWKFDTLGEMADAYESQLS, from the coding sequence ATGACGAGCCTCAAGGACTTTCGTGTTCTCACCTTCGATGTCTACGGCACTTTGATCGACTGGGAGAGCGGCATGCTGGCAGCGTTGCagcccctcctcgacgaaAACAAGCGTACCGAGTCCGATTTCTCTCGGAAGCACCTCTTGGAAGTGTAccacgagctcgaggccaaACAGCAAACCCAAACTCCGGATCTCCTGTACTCTGAGCTCCTCACCACAATCCACCCTCAGATAGCCGAGAAGCTGGGACTGGCCGCGCCGACTCCAGAGGCCTCCAAGGCCTTTGGAGACTCGGTCAGTCGCTGGCCCGCCTTCCCAGACTCAGTCGACGCCCTGCGCCGCCTGGGGAAATACTACAAGCTCGTTGTTCTCTCCAACGTCGACCGCGAGTCCTTCTCCGGCACCAACTCTGGGCCCCTCGAAGGAGTCCCGTTCGACCTGGTCATCACGGCCCAGGACGTCGGTTCCTACAAGCCCGACCAGCGCAACTTTGGTTACATGCTGCGCAAGGTCAAAGAAGCCTtcggcgtcgagaaggagcaggTGCTGCAGACGGCGCAGAGTCAGTTCCACGACCACCACCCGGCAAAGGAGGCAGGGATCAAATCGTCGTGGATCGTGCGGCCTGGTGCGGTCATGGGGAACAGAAACCACGAGGTTTATGACTGGAAATTTGACACGCTGGGTGAGATGGCGGACGCTTACGAGAGTCAGTTGTCTTGA
- a CDS encoding Putative major facilitator superfamily, MFS transporter superfamily — protein sequence MTSKTSEPSSSDGEVYAVGDELPPSTGEVLGSVEPHVFSNPRRASHWQQIYENAAYEGRHRFDASLTWSADEEKKLRKRFSSLDLVRRNINRAVSDNMLDDLGANTNDYNTGNTIYLVTFLAAELPGGLISKKVLMNSRASFWAFRALLGLVQGGFIPEMVLYLSYFYKNNELPFKLSIFYTVIPVTQIYGALLAAGFLEMRGVLGWAGWQWLFLIEGLICVVIGLVSFFVMPPSVTEPARAFRRPDGTNKWWTEREEKILVNRILRDDPTKGDMNNRTAVTFKGLWGALTNYDLWPIFIVGIFAWIPFQPTANYLSLILREMGYSVFESNMLTIPSYVIFAINVVGLGWLSERFNERSIIGSLSNVWMLPFFIALVSIPETSSPWVRYVLITGINSIPYAHSILVGMTSRNARSVGTRAVSTAVYNMTYQIGSIIAANIYRDEDRPHYYTANRALIGLCVANILLFIGMKFYYIWRNRVLARRYAEASEAEKQTAIDMRFAH from the exons ATGACTTCCAAAACTTCAGAGCCTAGCAGCTCAGACGGCGAAGTCTACGCTGTGGGCGACGAGCTTCCGCCCTCAACCGGCGAGGTGCTTGGTTCCGTCGAGCCCCATGTGTTCTCGAATCCTCGCCGTGCGTCGCATTGGCAGCAGATATACGAGAACGCGGCCTATGAGGGAAGGCATCGGTTCGATGCTTCTCTGACGTGGTctgccgacgaggaaaagaagcTGAGGAAAAGG TTCTCGAGTCTCGATCTTGTTCGTAGAAACATCAACCGTGCCGTGTCTGATAACATG CTTGACGACCTTGGAGCGAACACGAA CGATTACAACACCGGGAACACGATCTACCTGGTGACCTTCCTCGCCGCTGAGCTACCTGGCGGTCTGATCAGCAAGAAA GTGTTGATGAACAGCCGCGCCAGCTTCTGGGCTTTCCGggccctcctcggcctcgtccaaGGGGGCTTCATCCCTGAGATGGTGCTATACCTGTCGTATTTCTACAAGAACAACGAATTGCCCTTCAAGCTAAGCATCTTTTACACAGTCATTCCGGTCACGCAAATATATGGCGCTTTGCTGGCCGCAGGCTTTCTAGAGATGAGAGGCGTCCTTGGCTGGGCCGGATGGCAATGGCT CTTCCTTATAGAAGGTCTCATTTGCGTGGTCATCGGCCTTGTCAGCTTCTTCGTCATGCCCCCCTCAGTCACCGAGCCTGCTCGCGCGTTCCGGCGCCCTGACGGAACCAACAAATGGTGGACCGAGAGGGAGGAAAAGATCCTGGTCAACCGTATCCTCCGCGACGATCCAACAAAAGGCGACATGAACAATCGTACCGCCGTTACGTTCAAGGGGCTTTGGGGCGCGCTCACAAACTATGACCTGTGGCCCATCTTCATTGTTGGCATCTTTGCGTGGATACCGTTCCAGCCGACGGCGAACTATCTTTCGTTGATATTGCGAGAGATGGGGTACTCGGTTTTTGAGTCGAATATGTTGACGATTCCGAGCTACGTTATTTTCGCCATCAAT GTTGTCGGACTTGGATGGTTGTCTGAGCGGTTCAATGAGCGATCGATAATCGGATCTCTGAGCAACGTCTGGATGCTCCCTTTCTTCATCGCTCTCGTCTCAATCCCGGAAACATCGAGTCCGTGGGTCCGATATGTCCTCATTACCGGCATCAACTCCATCCCCTATGCCCACTCGATCTTGGTGGGAATGACGAGTCGGAACGCTCGCAGCGTCGGTACTCGAGCAGTTTCGACTGCGGTGTACAACATGACTTACCAGATCGGAAGCATCATTGCCGCGAACATCTATCGCGACGAGGACCGACCGCATT ATTACACTGCCAATAGAGCTTTGATAGGTCTTTGTGTGGCCAATATTCTGCTTTTCATTGGGATGAAATTCTACTACATCTGGAGAAACCGCGTATTGGCGAGGAGGTATGCAGAGGCGTCGGAGGCGGAGAAGCAGACGGCCATTGATATGAGGTTTGCTCATTGA
- a CDS encoding Putative arylsulfotransferase translates to MKYQSPTILATSALLFANSATADWQFRSRPDLAPPRLNITIPASAVEPGYLFLAPFAGLPDTPTAQHGPRQAGPYILRDDGDLVWSGYAIYSIWATNFQAARWRGRDVLFSFEGDHNAGYGHGHGHVTILDQHYETIRELRAGNHKLVDKHEFHVVNEETGLIQIYQPVPRDLTPWGAEPEQQWIVNAIIQELDIATGKVLFEWLSLDHVSPDEAILPINPGQAGSGYNSSDAWDYFHINSVDKDDQGNYLISARDACAVHKINGTDGSILWRLGGTNSSFTLGDGVDFCFQHHARWLSQASDDDDDDDGQEVISLYDNSAHGTEHDSGGEVHTAPTSSGKIIRVDTRTGKAELVQGFYPPDGLRSKSQGSTQILPGGNALVNWGSEGAVTEFAADGTPVFHAYMDSGALGFGVENYRAFRFNWTGLPSEEPAIVSLEDAGGTTLYVSWNGDTETKTWRFHEVSDKHGSREFLGEAKRRSFETSLRVPGRRVNKAVAEAVDERGGVLRGTGIARIEPEILPISAGKGRQVPHPKVSEGEPVEGAPGKVKGLWEWSAIWIAGWRKTGDL, encoded by the exons ATGAAGTATCAGTCGCCTACCATCCTCGCCACCTCGGCGCTGCTCTTTGCGAACTCAGCAACCGCAGACTGGCAATTCCGCTCCCGCCCAGACCTCGCCCCGCCACGCctcaacatcaccatccccgcctccgccgtTGAGCCGGGCTatctcttcctcgcccccTTCGCTGGGCTCCCCGAcacgccgacggcgcagcACGGTCCGCGCCAGGCCGGCCCCTACATCCTccgcgacgatggcgatctCGTGTGGTCCGGATACGCCATCTACAGCATCTGGGCGACCAACTTCCAGGCCGCGCGGTGGCGGGGCCGCGACGTGCTCTTCAGCTTCGAGGGCGACCACAACGCCGGGtacggccacggccacgggCACGTCACGATCTTGGACCAGCACTACGAAACGATCCGCGAGCTGCGGGCCGGCAACCACAAGCTGGTGGACAAGCACGAGTTCCACGTCGTCAACGAGGAGACGGGACTGATTCAGATCTATCAGCCCGTTCCGAGGGACTTGACGCCGTGGGGCGCCGAGCCTGAGCAGCAGTGGATTGTGAATGCCATCATCCAGG AGCTCGATATCGCCACCGGCAAGGTCCTTTTTGAGTGGTTGAGTCTAGACCACGTTTCGCCCGACG AAGCGATCCTGCCCATCAACCCGGGCCAGGCTGGCTCCGGTTACAACAGCTCCGACGCCTGGGACTACTTCCACATCAACAGTGTCGACAAGGATGACCAGGGAAACTACCTCATCTCGGCCCGCGACGCCTGCGCCGTGCACAAGAtcaacggcaccgacggGTCCATCCTCTggcgcctcggcggcacGAACAGCTCTTTcaccctcggcgacggcgtcgacttTTGCTTCCAGCACCACGCGCGCTGGCTCTCGCAGGCcagcgatgacgacgacgacgatgacgggcaAGAAGTGATCAGCCTATACGACAACAGCGCGCATGGCACGGAGCACGActcgggcggcgaggttcacacggcgccgacgagcagCGGCAAGATCATCCGGGTCGACACGCGGACCGGCAAAGCGGAGCTCGTGCAGGGGTTCTACCCGCCAGACGGCCTGCGGTCCAAGAGCCAGGGGTCGACGCAGATTCTGCCGGGGGGTAACGCGCTCGTCAATTGGGGGTCCGAGGGCGCCGTGACCGAGTTCGCAGCGGACGGCACGCCCGTGTTCCACGCGTACATGGATTCGGGcgccctcggcttcggaGTGGAGAATTACCGCGCCTTCCGGTTTAACTGGACGGGTCTACCGTCCGAGGAGCCGGCGATCGTCTCGCTCGAAGACGCGGGTGGAACGACATTGTACGTCTCGTGGAACGGGGACACCGAGACCAAAACGTGGCGGTTCCACGAGGTCAGCGACAAGCACGGTTCGAGGGAGTTCCTGGGCGAggcaaagaggaggagcTTTGAGACTTCGCTGCGAGTTCCAGGACGGCGCGTCAACAaggccgtggccgaggcTGTTGATGAGAGGGGAGGCGTGTTGAGGGGGACGGGCATCGCGAGGATCGAGCCGGAGATCCTGCCCATCAGCGCCGGCAAGGGCCGTCAGGTGCCTCATCCAAAGGTGTCGGAGGGCGAGCCTGTCGAGGGGGCGCCTGGGAAGGTCAAAGGGCTCTGGGAGTGGTCCGCGATATGGATTGCTGGGTGGCGCAAGACCGGTGACCTCTGA